Genomic window (Helianthus annuus cultivar XRQ/B chromosome 3, HanXRQr2.0-SUNRISE, whole genome shotgun sequence):
GCaacagacgaaaaatgaaatcTTTGAAATAAACtcataaaatgaccaaaatcACAAACCAAAACGACAaaggggtgtttggcctagcttttattttttggcTTGTGCTTATAATTTAGAGTAGTttatagcttattttctatcattataagctctttttaagtgtttagattagcttatagcttatctatacatataataaagtaaatcataTGAAGGACACAGGGCGTTCTATGAGGTGATCTCAACTATTTTTCCcgcctaaataaataaatataaataatatttgttaataagatttaaataaaaaatatattattttaatccataagttttatctttttatcttttaccctAAACAAATAGATATAGATAGTTTGTTAATAAGATTCAAATAAAGAATATATTCTAAACAAATAGATACAGATAATATTTGttaattaaatttaaataaagaatatattattttaatctatGAATTAtatcttttactatttttttcCATTTATATTTATCTTGTCCTTACTTTACAATAGGAATTATGAAAATTGAATTACAATAAAATAAGCATAGGTAACTCATGGATTCTACTAATGTTTTCGAATCCTAACGTTGTTAGTCTCCGGTCgtcggaaaaacgtttttgaccgaaaaacttatttttggttgaaaactcattttttttttgtcacaaaCCTTTTTGTAACCTTATTACTTACTTTAGGAACATTTTTCTACtaaaagccccaattattgaGGTCGTCGTAAATTCTTTCATcgccggaaaacttctttttgtCCGGAAAACTCAAGTTTTTGgctggaaaactcaacatttcCATCCCCAACCTTTATGTAACATTAGATcagacctttaggaacctttttcctgctaaaaacgtttttccggcgatCGGAGAGTAACAACATTAGGGTTCCGTTAGTCATGGTTCATTTGAAGCTAATATGTTGATAGTTGGGACAGatagtggttatttttgaaattgAAACTGTTAACGGGAAAcgacgaatagttgggattattaaaaacCAATATTTCTTTCTTTAATTCAACTTTTTCCAAGTTTTGTTGGTGTGAATTTTGatgacttggttttttattttataattttaggaGGTTTATCCCATAAATTTCAATGTTATTAGAGCTTTGTCCCAAAAAATTCAATGCTATTAATTAGTGACAACTTACGAATGTTCAATCAAAACTATCAAGAGTGGATTAAAAATAATAAGtatttacaaataataaattatatcgttttcattaatcaacccgtgtaatacacggggccATAACCTAGTTTTATATAATTTGCTCTTACACAAAGAAGTTTTTCAAATAAGCTAGAAAACCATCTTCAAATAAACTTATTCAAATTAGCTTATAATAAGCATAACTTTAAAAAGCtaaaaaaagctataagctttgtTAAAAAAAGTTAGGCCAAACACCCCCCTAAAACGGCATCTAACTCCAACAAAAAATTTGCAATTTGCGTGTAAACCACAACAAAGAAATGGCGACGGGGAGCGGCGGAGCAACGGCGGAGGCTCCGAAGATAGTATGGAACGAGAGGGACAAAAGGTTTGAAACAGAGGACAAGAAAGCATACATAGAGTACGAGTTAAGAAATGGTGGAAAAGTTATGGATATTACTCACACCTTCGTCCCCTCAAGCAAGAGGGGTTTAGGGTTAGCTTCACATCTCTCTGTTGCCGCCTTTAATCACGCTCAATCCAATAAGTTATCCGTTATCCCCACCTGCTCTTACATCTCTGTAAGCTCCCATCTCCATCGTttcttcaatttttttaaatttattttttcatcgtatgaatgttttttttttttttctcactgAATCCAAATCAATTTTAGTTCATATAAGTCTTCTAAATAGTATTTGACTGAATCTTAGCTAGTAAATTATTTTGCTTGTGCATTAGAAGCAACAAAATATGTGTCTGATTGTGAAATAGTTGGTTTAAATTCTGCGATATGAACTTTGTTAGACTACGTGTTGTGGAGGCTCTAAAGAGGCTTTGAGATGACAAAAAGCGTTACGTGGCATCACGTAGGATTGATATTTGGTAGAAGGGGCTCTAAACGGGGTGTTTTGGGGCTTTACGTGAAATGTGGTATTGGGATTGAGGTGGATAAATAGGATTGGTTGTGTATTTAGAAGAAGAAAAGAATGGTGACTCGCTCTCAAAGGCTAAAGCCCCTTCCAATCCCCTATGTTGTGGTGTTGGGGCGCTAAAGGTGATGATGTGGCAGGTGGGCGTAAGAGCCACAATGCAAACAACATGTGTTGTGACGCTTCAAGGGGGCACCGTTGGTGCCATGTCAACGCCTGTAGGGGTGTGAACACCTCTACGGGTGGGGGTGTAGCAGGTGGGGGGGCAGGGGCTTGGGGCAAATAACGGGCGTGAGCAAGGAGAAAAAAAGATGTTGCATTGCATGGGGGAAGTGTGAAGGTGGAACCACAACAGGGGGAATGATTCAAAGAAGGTGAACGATGGTTGCTTACGTGGCTCCACTTTTTCTCCGGATCCCCAATAAAGCCCCCATAACACATCTTAATACAATTTAACTTTTTATGGAGGTCTACtttgttagatattttagtgtaatcggggaTTGACTTGGTAatcaaagcgaataataatacacatcaagcaagttaggaggtgcgggagtgcacgcttgtttgagttattattattcgaagtgtacgggcggagcccgtactctatgggggttccaagggggcagcgcccccttggcgggggtccgggggcagcgcccctgggagcagggtccaaggggcggcagcccctggcggggtccaaggggcagagccacCGAAATAGTATTCAGTTTTGATTACAATTTTCTGGTTCATCAATTCACAAAAAACAACATACACTAGTTCAATTTCTcgaaatcagagttgtatccgattgaattattcgggtgaaccaccgaaataatttgatctgagagtgattacacgcctctctgatcaTCCGGCAATCTGAAAATTCCCCAACATACTTGAGTGACTTGTGAAGTTTATAAGGGTGGATTGCAGTTGGAAATTTCTTGAATTTGCCATTTATGGATAACAATCACATAGAAAGATTAAGAAGAACCAACTGTGAATTGATAAATTGTTCTTCTTGATGGTCTTTAAACTTGAAGACTCTCTTGAATTGACTAACTATAGAGATAGTATGTGTATTTTGGTTTCTGAACATGAAACTCAAGAACAATTGGTACTCTTGTATTTTTCGGTATCGAAACCTCTGTTAGTGATTCGCTGACTTGTGAACTTTCAATGGACAATTCAAAGAAGCTTGGTGCACACCATTGTCGCCCTTTTTAAGTTTTTAACCTTCAAGGGGTGGGCCGGTGGCTCACTAGCGGAGGCCTAAGGTTGAATCCAGCTTTCATTGTTTTCTGACTTTAACCCCGTGAGTCGTGACAGTCACCTGTCGGGCAGATGATGTGTT
Coding sequences:
- the LOC110930680 gene encoding acetyltransferase At1g77540, which produces MATGSGGATAEAPKIVWNERDKRFETEDKKAYIEYELRNGGKVMDITHTFVPSSKRGLGLASHLSVAAFNHAQSNKLSVIPTCSYISDTFVPRNPAWKSVLFSEDLKSSI